The Mucilaginibacter rubeus genomic interval AGTTATCCCAACATTCAAATCGTTACGCCACAAAGCAAATGGTTTACTTCATGGTGGCGCAGTAAAGGCATTATTAAAGATCTTAAGCGCGATGGTATTGAATTATACCACGGGTTAAGTCATGAGCTTCCTTCAGGTATTGGGCAAACAAACATCAGGTCGGTTGTTACCATACATGATCTTATCTTCATGCGTTACCCTAAACAATTTGGCCCGGTTAATTACCGTATTTACCTGGCCAAGGTAAAACACGCCTGCCTGGTTGCGGATAAGATCATCGCCATAAGTCAAAAAACAAAAGATGATGTAATTGAACTGCTCGGCATCGATCCCCAAAAAATCGAAGTTATTTACCAGGGATGCGACCCTGCTTTTGCAATTGAACAGACAGCTGAGCAAAAATTGACCGTAAAAGAAAAATACAATTTGCCTGATAGCTATATATTGAGTGTAGGTACTATCGAAGAGCGCAAAAATCTATTGTTAATTGTCAAAGCTTTAAAAAACGTAGTCGATGATATACCTTTGGTTGTTGTTGGTAAAGAAACCCAATATACCCAACAGGTTAAAGCTTATTTAACAGCCAGCAATTTAAACCAAAGGGTAATATTTTTAAAAGACGTTACTTTTGCAGAATTACCTGCTGTTTATCAGCTGGCATCGGTATTTGTTTACCCTTCCAGGTACGAAGGTTTCGGCATCCCGATATTAGAGGCACTCAACTCAGGCGTCCCGGCTATAGCTACAACGGGCTCATGCCTTAAAGAAGCCGGCGGCCCAGATAGCTTGTACGTTAGCCCGGATGATGATGCCGGTCTGGCCGAAAAAATAAACAGCGTACTTGCCAATGATTTATTGCGGCAAAACATGATAACTAAAGGTTGCGCTTACGCAACCAATTTTACTGAAGATAAACTAAGCCGGCAGTTAATGCGGCTTTATCAAAATATTTTGAGCCATGATTAAAGACGAAGTAGCCAAAGCTTTAAAAGTAGTACAGGAAGGCGGCATTATCCTTTACCCTACCGATACCATTTGGGGTATAGGCTGTGATGCCACCAATACCGAGGCCATTCAAAAAATTTATCGACTTAAACAGCGTGATGAGGCTAAAAGCATGATCATTTTGCTGGATACCGAAAACAAGCTGGAAAGTTATATCAGCGAAGTAAATCCGCTGGCCTTTGAGTTGATTGAGTATGCCGAAAACCCGTTAACACTGGTAATGCCTGGCGCTAAAAATATTTCACCGGCTTTAATCGCTACAGATGGCAGCGTAGG includes:
- a CDS encoding L-threonylcarbamoyladenylate synthase, which translates into the protein MIKDEVAKALKVVQEGGIILYPTDTIWGIGCDATNTEAIQKIYRLKQRDEAKSMIILLDTENKLESYISEVNPLAFELIEYAENPLTLVMPGAKNISPALIATDGSVGIRVVKDTPFCQQLIQRLRKPLVSTSANISGKPSPQYFSQIDQEIIDGVDYVVDLEQHSKEIKTPSTIMKLAPDGRFEFLRR
- a CDS encoding glycosyltransferase family 4 protein; this translates as MKIGYDAKRAFYNNTGLGNYSRWLLKGIASLNLSNILYLYTPKAKANSRLNFIGSYPNIQIVTPQSKWFTSWWRSKGIIKDLKRDGIELYHGLSHELPSGIGQTNIRSVVTIHDLIFMRYPKQFGPVNYRIYLAKVKHACLVADKIIAISQKTKDDVIELLGIDPQKIEVIYQGCDPAFAIEQTAEQKLTVKEKYNLPDSYILSVGTIEERKNLLLIVKALKNVVDDIPLVVVGKETQYTQQVKAYLTASNLNQRVIFLKDVTFAELPAVYQLASVFVYPSRYEGFGIPILEALNSGVPAIATTGSCLKEAGGPDSLYVSPDDDAGLAEKINSVLANDLLRQNMITKGCAYATNFTEDKLSRQLMRLYQNILSHD